From Yersinia hibernica, a single genomic window includes:
- the hcr gene encoding NADH oxidoreductase produces the protein MTDFIPTDCPTSLCPNRMQVHAVVQETPDVWSLCLINHDFYPYLPGQYALVSIRNSDETLRAYTLSSTPGLSPFIQLTVRCLADGQGSPWLTQQVNVGDYLWLSEAQGEFTCSHFDDDHYLMLAAGCGVTPVMSMCRYLLAQRPHADIRVIYNVRSPADVIFADEWHMLLQRYPQQLQLTLMAESGATDGFIAGRLNDQVMQQVAPDIAHRRVMSCGPAPYMAWAEQYCRQHGVAADHFQKEQFRSSADTIDTSNELTMTISHPLQKVKVPVGTSLLFALEQHKVPVMAACRAGVCGSCKTRILHGEYTTTSTMTLTPEELAQGYVLACSCQLQGDVQLA, from the coding sequence ATGACCGATTTTATTCCCACTGATTGCCCAACCTCCCTCTGCCCTAACCGCATGCAAGTCCACGCCGTGGTGCAAGAAACCCCGGATGTCTGGAGCCTGTGCTTAATTAATCACGATTTTTACCCTTATCTGCCAGGGCAATATGCATTGGTAAGCATCCGTAACAGTGATGAAACCCTGCGCGCTTATACACTTTCCTCGACCCCCGGCCTCAGCCCCTTTATTCAACTTACTGTGCGCTGCTTAGCCGATGGCCAGGGGTCACCATGGCTGACTCAACAAGTCAACGTGGGGGATTATCTATGGCTATCAGAGGCTCAGGGCGAGTTTACCTGCAGCCATTTTGATGATGATCACTACCTGATGTTAGCAGCGGGCTGCGGTGTCACGCCGGTGATGTCGATGTGCCGCTATTTACTGGCACAACGTCCGCACGCGGATATTCGCGTTATTTATAATGTCCGCTCACCTGCCGATGTCATTTTTGCCGATGAGTGGCACATGCTGTTACAGCGCTATCCACAGCAATTGCAACTGACTTTGATGGCAGAGTCCGGCGCGACAGATGGATTTATTGCCGGGCGGCTTAATGACCAGGTAATGCAGCAGGTGGCTCCGGACATTGCGCACCGCCGGGTGATGAGTTGCGGGCCGGCACCTTATATGGCTTGGGCTGAGCAATATTGTCGCCAACATGGCGTCGCGGCAGACCATTTCCAGAAAGAGCAATTCCGCTCTTCGGCCGATACTATTGATACGAGCAATGAGCTGACGATGACTATCAGCCATCCGCTGCAAAAGGTGAAAGTTCCGGTCGGCACTTCACTGCTGTTTGCCCTGGAACAGCACAAAGTGCCGGTGATGGCCGCTTGCCGCGCCGGTGTTTGTGGCTCTTGTAAGACTCGCATTCTGCACGGCGAATACACCACCACCAGCACCATGACCCTGACGCCCGAAGAGCTGGCCCAAGGTTATGTTCTGGCGTGCAGTTGTCAGCTACAAGGTGATGTCCAGTTGGCCTAA
- a CDS encoding lysine exporter LysO family protein — translation MYSGLLIILLPLIIGYLIPLSRKTLIQSVNRLLSWMVYVILFFMGISLAFLENLSANLLLIFQYTGVFFLCIFCANLLALFLLERKTPWKNTHRQETLPSRLHMALESLKLCGVVIVGFLLGLSQWEWLQFAAKGSELALIFLLFLVGIQLRNSGMTLRQIVLNRRGAMVAFVVAVSALAGGMLAAILMGLPIKTGLAMASGFGWYSLSGILLTDSFGPVIGSAAFFNDLARELVAIMLIPTLVRSSRSTALGLCGATSMDFTLPVLQRSGGLEMVPAAIVHGFVLSLLAPVLIAFFSS, via the coding sequence GTGTATTCAGGATTACTGATCATTCTTTTGCCGTTAATTATTGGTTATCTGATCCCACTTAGCCGCAAAACATTAATTCAATCGGTCAACCGCTTATTAAGCTGGATGGTCTACGTTATTTTATTCTTTATGGGTATCAGCCTGGCCTTTCTGGAAAACCTCAGCGCTAACCTGCTGCTTATTTTCCAATATACTGGGGTCTTTTTCCTGTGTATTTTTTGCGCCAACTTACTGGCATTATTTTTGCTGGAACGTAAAACCCCGTGGAAGAATACCCATCGTCAAGAAACTTTACCCTCACGACTGCATATGGCATTGGAATCATTAAAATTATGCGGCGTGGTCATTGTGGGTTTCTTACTGGGATTAAGCCAATGGGAATGGTTGCAGTTTGCGGCTAAAGGCAGTGAACTGGCGCTTATTTTCCTGCTATTTTTAGTCGGGATTCAGCTGCGAAACAGTGGCATGACACTGCGTCAGATTGTCTTGAACCGCCGTGGCGCGATGGTGGCTTTTGTCGTGGCAGTAAGTGCATTGGCGGGCGGTATGCTCGCGGCGATACTCATGGGGTTACCGATTAAAACGGGCTTGGCAATGGCTTCTGGTTTTGGTTGGTATTCATTATCAGGCATTTTACTGACTGATTCATTCGGCCCAGTGATTGGGAGTGCTGCATTCTTCAATGATTTGGCGCGTGAATTAGTGGCCATCATGCTGATTCCGACTCTGGTGCGCAGCAGTCGTTCCACGGCACTGGGGTTGTGCGGCGCGACCTCCATGGATTTCACTTTGCCGGTATTGCAGCGCAGTGGCGGGTTGGAAATGGTGCCAGCGGCTATTGTGCACGGCTTTGTACTCAGCTTGCTCGCCCCGGTGTTGATTGCTTTCTTTTCCTCATAA
- the macA gene encoding macrolide transporter subunit MacA translates to MQFSRSQRRWLIAIAVLIIGGFFVIRHLMTPTPVQFQTVKVAHRDLQQNVLATGKLDAVRKVDVGAQVSGQLKKLYVEIGDQVKQGQLLAMIDPQQAQNQIKEVEATLQDLNAQLGQAKAELQLAAVTLRRQQDLAKLQAVSRQDLDQASTALAVKKAQVETINAQINKAKASLDTANINLGYTKISAPMAGDVVQITTLQGQTVIAAQQAPNILTLADMSTMLVNAQVSEADVIHLKPGMKASFTVLGDPGKHFDGVLKDIQPTPEKVNDAIFYSARFEVPNPDRLLRLQMTAQVSIQLANVPQAMVIPLSALGEELGTHRYQVAVLKNGKEEKREVTIGIRNNVDAQIVSGLNVGEEVIVSRGGAEEA, encoded by the coding sequence ATGCAGTTCAGTAGAAGTCAGCGCCGGTGGCTTATCGCAATTGCCGTCTTGATTATCGGCGGTTTTTTCGTGATAAGGCACCTTATGACGCCAACACCGGTTCAATTTCAGACGGTAAAAGTTGCTCACCGTGATCTGCAACAGAACGTATTGGCAACCGGTAAACTCGATGCGGTACGCAAAGTTGATGTGGGCGCTCAGGTCAGCGGGCAGTTGAAGAAACTGTACGTGGAAATTGGTGATCAGGTTAAGCAAGGGCAATTGTTGGCCATGATCGACCCGCAACAGGCACAGAACCAAATTAAAGAAGTGGAAGCGACATTACAGGATTTAAATGCGCAGTTGGGGCAGGCGAAAGCTGAGCTGCAATTGGCGGCAGTCACTTTGCGCCGTCAGCAAGACTTGGCGAAATTACAAGCTGTATCGCGCCAAGACTTGGATCAGGCGAGCACGGCATTGGCGGTGAAAAAAGCGCAAGTTGAAACAATTAACGCGCAAATAAATAAAGCCAAAGCCAGTTTGGATACCGCTAACATTAATTTGGGTTACACCAAAATTTCCGCCCCGATGGCCGGAGATGTGGTGCAAATCACGACCTTACAAGGGCAAACCGTGATTGCTGCGCAGCAAGCGCCTAACATTTTGACACTGGCCGATATGAGCACCATGCTGGTGAATGCACAGGTTTCTGAAGCCGACGTGATTCACTTAAAGCCGGGCATGAAAGCCTCGTTTACTGTATTGGGAGACCCCGGAAAGCACTTTGATGGTGTATTAAAAGACATCCAGCCAACCCCGGAAAAAGTCAATGACGCGATTTTCTATTCTGCGCGTTTTGAAGTACCGAACCCTGACCGGCTATTGCGCCTGCAAATGACTGCGCAAGTGTCTATTCAGTTGGCTAATGTTCCTCAGGCGATGGTTATCCCATTATCGGCATTAGGCGAGGAGCTGGGAACTCACCGCTATCAAGTTGCGGTGCTGAAAAACGGCAAAGAAGAAAAACGCGAAGTGACGATTGGCATCCGTAATAATGTTGATGCGCAGATTGTTTCTGGCTTGAATGTTGGTGAGGAAGTCATCGTTAGTCGCGGTGGCGCGGAGGAAGCATAA
- the hcp gene encoding hydroxylamine reductase, translated as MFCVQCEQTIRTPVGNGCSYAQGMCGKTAETSDLQDLLVAVLQGLSAWALTARELGIVDHQIDSFAPRAFFSTLTNVNFDSDRIVGYAKEAISLRQSLAIRCRLIDSTIAVDHPLAELQLLADDIPALQQQAQQFALNRDKTEVGDDIHGLRMLCLYGLKGAAAYMEHAHVLGQFDEQIYAQYHAYMAWLGTQPRDVDTLLNNAMGIGKMNFNVMAILDRGETQAYGDPQPTAVNVRPVAGKAILISGHDLKDLQMLLEQTQGTGVNIYTHGEMLPAHGYPELKRYPHLVGNYGSGWQNQQTEFAKFPGPILMTSNCIIDPNVGNYGERIWTRSIVGWPGVNHLEGDDFSSVIEQALGMAGFPYNELEHLITVGFGRQTLLNAADTVIDLVATKKLRHVFLVGGCDGSRTERSYFTDFARSVPQDCIIMTLACGKYRFNKLDFGTLEGLPRLLDVGQCNDAYSAIMLAVKLSEKLGCTVNDLPLSLVLSWFEQKAIVILLTLLSLGVKNIYTGPTAPGFLTDNLMAILYEKFGMQPITTVEQDMNAILGH; from the coding sequence ATGTTCTGTGTGCAATGTGAACAAACCATCCGAACACCTGTCGGCAACGGCTGTTCTTATGCCCAGGGGATGTGCGGGAAAACCGCTGAAACATCTGATTTGCAAGACTTATTAGTAGCCGTATTACAGGGACTTTCAGCTTGGGCATTAACTGCTCGCGAGTTGGGCATTGTGGACCATCAGATTGACAGCTTTGCACCCAGAGCCTTTTTCTCAACTCTGACCAATGTGAACTTTGACTCAGACCGCATCGTCGGTTATGCCAAAGAAGCCATTTCATTGCGCCAATCATTGGCTATTCGCTGCCGTTTGATTGACAGCACCATTGCCGTGGATCACCCGCTGGCCGAGTTACAACTACTGGCTGACGACATCCCTGCCCTGCAACAACAAGCCCAGCAATTTGCACTAAATCGCGACAAAACCGAGGTCGGTGATGATATTCACGGCCTGCGGATGTTGTGTCTATATGGCCTGAAGGGGGCGGCGGCTTATATGGAGCATGCCCATGTCCTCGGCCAGTTTGATGAGCAAATTTATGCGCAATATCATGCCTATATGGCGTGGTTGGGCACTCAGCCCCGGGATGTTGATACCTTACTGAATAACGCCATGGGCATTGGCAAAATGAACTTCAATGTCATGGCGATTTTGGACCGCGGCGAAACTCAAGCCTACGGCGATCCGCAGCCAACCGCCGTCAATGTGCGCCCTGTGGCCGGTAAAGCTATTTTGATTTCGGGCCATGATCTCAAAGACTTGCAAATGCTGCTGGAGCAAACTCAGGGAACCGGGGTCAATATTTATACCCACGGTGAAATGCTCCCCGCGCATGGCTACCCAGAGTTAAAACGCTATCCACATTTGGTCGGTAACTACGGCAGTGGTTGGCAGAATCAACAGACAGAATTTGCCAAGTTCCCCGGCCCTATTTTGATGACATCCAACTGTATTATTGACCCGAATGTGGGCAATTACGGTGAGCGCATTTGGACTCGCAGCATTGTTGGCTGGCCGGGAGTCAATCATCTGGAAGGTGATGATTTTTCATCAGTTATTGAGCAGGCCCTTGGCATGGCGGGGTTCCCCTACAATGAGTTGGAGCACCTGATTACCGTCGGTTTTGGTCGCCAAACCTTACTGAATGCCGCCGATACAGTGATTGATTTGGTCGCCACGAAAAAACTGCGCCATGTATTTTTGGTCGGGGGCTGTGATGGTAGCCGCACAGAACGCAGCTATTTCACCGATTTTGCCCGCAGTGTGCCGCAAGATTGCATCATTATGACCTTAGCTTGTGGTAAATACCGTTTCAATAAGCTGGACTTCGGCACTCTCGAGGGGCTACCGCGCCTACTGGATGTCGGCCAATGTAATGATGCTTACTCCGCGATTATGCTGGCTGTTAAGTTATCTGAAAAATTAGGCTGCACAGTCAATGACCTACCACTCAGCTTGGTGCTGTCGTGGTTTGAACAAAAAGCCATTGTTATTCTCCTGACACTGCTGTCATTGGGGGTGAAAAATATTTATACCGGCCCAACTGCACCGGGGTTCCTGACCGATAATTTGATGGCCATTTTGTATGAGAAATTTGGTATGCAGCCAATTACCACCGTAGAACAAGATATGAACGCGATTTTGGGTCACTAA
- a CDS encoding VirK/YbjX family protein has product MHNINNPVLIPNNINRWGLIALLFKGHQALGGSWQESQFRLKFLARALISPKLTFNLLGILVKQPFLNSILRAQPDLPCKLHRPYLANTLNNRQKLAVLQDHFQLENQCMPESLRRNYLHHSPYKLTELTGKNEEKYSLYLGVIPKLNKEGEITLMLANEQQHTLALLTFSLTYYQKQKTWFIGGLQGADNGTPHGEIQACTKACHGLFPKRLVLEASCYLAGLMGIERIIAVGNSTHIYQNWRYRAKKKDKLHADYDSFWESLGGKQCAEGYFDLPAQIARKPIEDIASKKRAEYRRRYQLLEQLENGLAAHFIHD; this is encoded by the coding sequence ATGCATAACATTAATAACCCAGTATTAATCCCTAATAATATTAACCGTTGGGGGTTAATTGCATTGCTGTTCAAAGGTCATCAAGCGCTGGGCGGCTCATGGCAAGAATCCCAATTTCGGCTTAAATTTCTCGCCCGAGCTTTAATTAGCCCAAAACTAACCTTTAACTTACTGGGTATATTGGTGAAGCAACCGTTTCTCAATAGCATACTGCGCGCACAACCGGATTTACCCTGTAAACTACACCGGCCTTATTTGGCTAACACACTAAATAATCGGCAAAAACTGGCAGTGCTACAGGACCATTTTCAGCTGGAAAACCAGTGTATGCCAGAGTCATTGCGCCGCAATTATTTACATCATTCTCCTTATAAACTCACTGAATTAACAGGCAAGAATGAGGAAAAGTATTCTCTTTATTTGGGCGTTATTCCAAAACTCAATAAGGAGGGGGAAATTACGCTGATGCTGGCCAATGAGCAACAACATACCTTGGCATTGCTCACCTTTAGCCTGACTTATTATCAAAAACAGAAGACATGGTTTATTGGCGGCTTGCAAGGGGCAGATAATGGCACGCCACACGGTGAAATTCAGGCCTGCACTAAAGCTTGCCATGGGTTATTCCCCAAACGATTAGTGCTGGAAGCTAGCTGTTATCTGGCAGGGCTAATGGGTATCGAACGTATTATTGCCGTGGGTAATTCCACACATATTTATCAGAACTGGCGTTATCGAGCGAAAAAGAAAGATAAATTACACGCCGATTATGACTCTTTCTGGGAGTCACTGGGGGGGAAGCAATGCGCAGAAGGCTATTTTGACTTGCCCGCTCAAATCGCGCGCAAGCCCATTGAAGATATTGCAAGTAAAAAACGCGCTGAATACCGCCGCCGCTATCAATTACTTGAGCAACTTGAAAATGGTTTAGCCGCGCATTTCATCCACGACTAA
- the clpS gene encoding ATP-dependent Clp protease adapter ClpS: MGKNNDWLNFEHLVKDKQIEALKPPSMYKVILNNDDYTPMEFVIDVLQKFFSYDIERATQLMLNVHYQGKAICGVFTAEVAETKVAHVNQYARENEHPLLCTLEKT; encoded by the coding sequence ATGGGTAAGAACAACGACTGGCTGAATTTTGAACATTTAGTTAAAGATAAACAAATCGAGGCGCTTAAACCGCCGTCTATGTATAAAGTTATACTTAACAACGACGATTACACACCGATGGAATTTGTGATTGACGTTCTGCAAAAGTTCTTTTCTTATGATATTGAACGTGCAACACAACTGATGCTCAATGTGCATTACCAAGGAAAGGCGATTTGCGGTGTTTTTACTGCCGAAGTGGCAGAGACTAAAGTCGCACATGTAAATCAATACGCCAGGGAGAACGAGCATCCGTTGCTTTGTACGCTGGAAAAAACCTGA
- the cspD gene encoding cold shock-like protein CspD encodes METGTVKWFNNAKGFGFICPESGGEDIFAHYSTIQMDGYRTLKAGQMVNFDVHQGPKGNHASLIVPLGLDGVLQDAVPQELAALA; translated from the coding sequence ATGGAGACGGGTACTGTTAAATGGTTCAACAATGCCAAAGGTTTTGGCTTTATTTGCCCTGAGAGCGGCGGCGAAGATATATTCGCTCACTATTCAACTATCCAGATGGATGGCTACCGAACGTTAAAAGCGGGTCAAATGGTTAACTTTGATGTCCATCAGGGCCCCAAAGGGAACCATGCCAGCCTGATTGTTCCACTCGGATTAGATGGGGTACTGCAAGACGCCGTACCTCAGGAACTCGCTGCATTGGCCTAG
- the macB gene encoding macrolide ABC transporter ATP-binding protein/permease MacB, with translation MAALLELKGIRRSYQSGEETVDVLQDVSLSINAGELVAIIGASGSGKSTLMNILGCLDKPSAGVYRVAGQDVAALDNDALAALRREHFGFIFQRYHLLPHLSAAHNVEVPAVYAGLGKNERRERANMLLTRLGLGERVSYQPNQLSGGQQQRVSIARALMNGGQVILADEPTGALDSHSSVEVMAILKQLQQQGHTVIIVTHDPTVAAQAERIIEIKDGRIMADSGSKAGPSSVDSDAISLTPPAPSWQQLAGRFREALLMAWRAMSANKMRTALTMLGIIIGIASVVSILVVGDAAKQLVLADIRAIGTNTIDVYPGKDFGDDDPSTRQALVYDDMTALKAQSYVSAVSPTIAGSMRLRYGNIDVAASVSGVSEQYFRVFGMKLEQGTAITSEQVARQSQVVVIDRNTQRRLFPHIKDVVGQVMLIGNMPATVVGVVEEKQSMFGSSKALRVWVPYSTMANRLMGRSYFDSITVRIKEGYSSKEAEQQLVRLLTMRHGKKDIFTYNMDSLLQTAEKTTRTMQLFLTLVAVISLVVGGIGVMNIMLVSVTERTREIGIRMAVGARSSDVMQQFLIEAILVCLVGGALGITLSFAIGLIVEMFLPNWQIAFPPMALFSAFLCSTVIGVVFGYLPARSAARLNPIDALARE, from the coding sequence ATGGCGGCATTGCTTGAATTAAAAGGCATCCGTCGTAGCTATCAGTCCGGCGAAGAAACGGTTGATGTCTTGCAGGATGTCTCACTCAGCATTAATGCTGGCGAGCTTGTGGCGATCATTGGTGCCTCGGGGTCGGGAAAATCAACACTGATGAACATCCTCGGTTGCTTGGATAAGCCGAGCGCGGGTGTTTATCGAGTCGCGGGCCAAGATGTCGCCGCGCTGGATAATGATGCACTGGCCGCATTGCGCCGAGAGCATTTTGGGTTTATTTTTCAGCGCTATCACCTGCTACCACACCTTAGTGCGGCTCATAATGTTGAGGTTCCGGCGGTGTATGCTGGTTTGGGTAAAAATGAGCGCCGTGAGCGCGCTAACATGCTGTTGACCCGACTGGGGTTGGGGGAGCGTGTTAGTTATCAGCCTAATCAGCTATCTGGCGGGCAACAACAGCGCGTCAGTATTGCCCGTGCATTGATGAATGGCGGGCAGGTCATTTTGGCTGACGAACCCACCGGCGCACTGGATAGCCATTCCAGCGTCGAGGTGATGGCCATCCTGAAACAGCTCCAGCAGCAGGGGCACACAGTCATTATTGTGACCCACGACCCCACTGTTGCCGCTCAAGCTGAGCGGATTATTGAAATCAAAGATGGCCGTATTATGGCCGACTCCGGTTCGAAAGCCGGGCCAAGCAGCGTGGACTCTGATGCGATTAGCCTGACACCGCCAGCCCCATCATGGCAGCAACTGGCAGGGCGTTTTCGGGAAGCTTTGTTGATGGCCTGGCGCGCAATGTCGGCCAATAAAATGCGCACCGCGCTCACGATGTTGGGTATCATTATTGGGATTGCCTCGGTGGTTTCCATTTTGGTGGTTGGGGACGCGGCTAAACAGTTGGTGTTGGCGGATATTCGGGCGATTGGCACTAACACCATTGATGTCTACCCGGGTAAAGATTTTGGTGATGATGACCCCAGTACCCGGCAGGCATTAGTGTATGACGATATGACTGCGCTGAAAGCACAGTCTTACGTGAGTGCGGTGTCTCCGACTATCGCCGGCAGTATGCGGTTGCGGTATGGCAATATTGATGTCGCGGCCAGTGTCTCCGGGGTGAGTGAGCAATATTTTCGGGTGTTTGGTATGAAACTTGAACAAGGAACGGCCATCACCAGTGAGCAGGTGGCGCGCCAATCCCAAGTGGTGGTTATCGACCGCAATACGCAGCGCCGCCTGTTTCCACACATCAAAGATGTCGTAGGGCAAGTGATGTTGATTGGCAATATGCCGGCGACAGTCGTGGGTGTGGTGGAAGAAAAGCAATCCATGTTTGGTAGCAGTAAAGCGCTACGGGTATGGGTGCCTTATAGCACCATGGCAAACCGCTTGATGGGGCGCTCTTACTTCGATTCGATCACCGTGCGAATCAAAGAGGGCTACAGCAGTAAAGAAGCGGAGCAACAGTTGGTCAGGTTGTTAACCATGCGCCATGGCAAGAAAGATATCTTCACCTATAACATGGACAGTTTGCTGCAAACTGCCGAGAAGACCACGCGTACAATGCAGTTGTTCCTCACTCTGGTGGCGGTTATTTCGCTGGTGGTCGGTGGTATTGGCGTGATGAATATCATGTTGGTATCGGTCACCGAACGTACCCGAGAGATAGGCATTCGCATGGCGGTAGGCGCGCGGTCGAGCGATGTTATGCAGCAATTTTTAATTGAAGCTATTCTGGTGTGTTTGGTTGGTGGCGCTCTTGGTATCACGCTATCTTTTGCTATTGGATTGATAGTCGAAATGTTTTTACCCAATTGGCAAATTGCGTTCCCGCCCATGGCATTGTTCAGTGCGTTTTTGTGTTCAACGGTAATCGGGGTGGTATTTGGCTATTTGCCCGCCCGCAGCGCGGCGCGGCTCAATCCTATTGATGCGTTAGCGCGTGAATAA
- a CDS encoding ATP-dependent endonuclease, whose amino-acid sequence MYLERVDIVGFRGINRISLNLDDNTVLIGENAWGKSSLLDALTLLLSPEPQLYHFTSQDFYYPAGDENAKERHLQIIFTFCEKDVGHWRAPRYRQLAPLWIKNDDGLHRIYYRIEGELADDGTVCTWRTFLDLEGCPLELHDIEKLARGVIRIHPVLRLRDARFIRRLRSTAAEGRNQPDKAALNQQLDQLSRELVRNPQKLTNSELRQGLEAMRQLLEHYFAEQGSQSANLRSHRYRPQPEREAWLALDSINRMVAEPNSRSMRLILLGMFSTLLQAKGPLSLDPHARPLLLVEDPETRLHPIMLSVAWGLLSQLPLQRITTTNSGELISLVPVESICRLVRESSRVATYRIGPRGMSSEDSRRIAFHIRFNRPSALFARCWLLVEGETEIWLLNELARQCGYHFEAEGVKVIEFAQSGLRPLLKFANRMGIQWHVLTDGDDAGKKYAATVRNMADDGGSHERDRLTILPAPDMEHFLYRSGFDEVYHRVSGIPANAKMQPRRVIEKAIHRTSKPDLAIEVTNYARERGAELVPSLLRKMFSRVVWLARGRAD is encoded by the coding sequence ATGTATCTTGAACGTGTAGATATAGTCGGTTTTCGCGGTATTAACCGTATTTCATTGAACCTTGACGATAATACAGTGCTGATCGGTGAGAATGCTTGGGGTAAATCCAGTTTATTAGACGCCCTTACGCTACTTTTATCCCCCGAACCTCAACTTTATCATTTCACCTCGCAGGATTTTTATTATCCGGCTGGGGATGAGAACGCTAAAGAACGCCATTTACAAATCATATTCACATTTTGTGAGAAAGATGTTGGCCATTGGCGCGCACCGCGTTATCGCCAGTTAGCGCCACTATGGATAAAAAATGACGATGGTTTACATCGTATTTATTACCGAATTGAGGGGGAATTAGCTGACGACGGTACTGTTTGTACTTGGCGCACTTTCCTCGATTTGGAGGGTTGCCCGCTAGAATTGCACGATATTGAAAAGCTGGCGCGTGGAGTTATTCGAATTCATCCAGTATTACGCCTGCGAGATGCGCGTTTCATCCGCCGGCTGCGTAGCACTGCTGCTGAGGGCCGTAATCAACCGGATAAAGCGGCCTTGAATCAGCAATTAGATCAATTAAGCCGTGAGCTGGTCCGTAATCCACAGAAACTGACTAATTCCGAACTACGCCAGGGTTTGGAAGCTATGAGACAATTATTAGAACATTATTTTGCCGAGCAGGGTTCGCAGTCAGCAAATTTGCGTAGCCACCGCTATCGCCCACAACCGGAACGAGAAGCTTGGCTGGCCCTTGATAGCATCAACCGTATGGTGGCCGAACCAAACAGCCGCAGTATGAGATTGATTCTCCTAGGGATGTTTTCAACATTGCTGCAAGCAAAAGGGCCATTGAGTCTTGATCCCCATGCCCGCCCATTGCTGTTGGTGGAAGACCCAGAAACCCGTTTGCACCCGATTATGTTGTCCGTCGCTTGGGGGTTGCTCAGCCAACTGCCTCTGCAACGCATCACCACCACCAATTCCGGTGAATTGATTTCCTTAGTGCCGGTAGAGAGCATTTGCCGATTGGTGCGCGAATCGTCCAGGGTTGCCACCTACCGCATTGGCCCGCGTGGTATGAGCTCGGAAGATAGCCGCCGCATCGCTTTTCATATTCGTTTCAACCGGCCTTCGGCTTTGTTTGCCCGCTGTTGGCTGCTGGTTGAGGGGGAAACCGAAATTTGGTTGCTGAATGAGCTTGCTCGCCAGTGTGGCTATCACTTTGAAGCGGAAGGGGTAAAAGTGATTGAATTTGCCCAAAGCGGCCTGCGCCCGTTACTGAAATTTGCTAACAGGATGGGGATACAATGGCATGTTTTGACCGATGGTGATGATGCGGGCAAAAAGTATGCCGCGACAGTACGTAATATGGCGGATGATGGCGGCTCTCACGAGCGGGATCGATTGACCATTTTGCCCGCTCCTGATATGGAGCATTTCTTATATCGCTCAGGTTTTGATGAGGTATATCATCGGGTCTCTGGGATTCCAGCCAATGCCAAAATGCAGCCGCGCCGAGTTATTGAAAAAGCCATTCATCGTACCTCTAAACCAGACTTAGCTATTGAAGTGACTAACTATGCCAGGGAGCGGGGAGCTGAATTAGTCCCTTCTTTATTGAGAAAAATGTTTTCCCGCGTAGTCTGGTTGGCGCGAGGCCGCGCTGACTAG